The Kitasatospora cathayae genome contains the following window.
ACCTGGCTGCGCAAGCAGGACAAGGCCCGCACCGAGGGCAAGCTGACCGAGCAGCAGACCGCGCTCCTGGACGCGCTCCACCGGCACGCCGAGACCGTCGCCGGCTGACCGGGCCCGGAGCTCCGCCGCCTGGCCCGCGCCCCCGTTCTCTGGTCCTCGTGCCGCAGCGTCCTCCTCGCAACACAAACCGTAAGTCGCCTTGCACGCCGGCCCCGGAGCCGTGGAGGCACTGACTACCCCGCGGCCGCCACTACCAGACGGCGGCCGCCGTCGAACCGCCACCCCGTCGGAAGCAACCCCTCGCCATGACCGGCCCCCTGCCGATGCTCGGAGACCACCGCACCGACCCCCTCGACAACCTCGCCTACCAAGCCGGACATCGTGCAGGTCACGCACGCACCGGCCCACTTCTGGCGGCAAGCCACCGATGACCACCACCTTGCCCGCTGCGCCGGTCTCGGACGAGGGCGGCCAGGCCGCCGGCCACCACCTGCCGGACCGCCTGGTGAGGGTGCTGGCGCTGGCGGTGGGCCGTTCGGTGTGGCCCACCGGCCGACAGCTTCCTGCAAGCACTCGACAGCTGACCAGCAGGGTTGACGTTATGCTGTCAGGCGGTCTACGGGCCGTGTATGGGGATTATGGGGGGACCATGGGTAGTGATGGTGTCGGGGCGGGGTTCGGTGCCCACCCGGAGAAGCTCGGGGACGCGGGCGACAAGCTGGTCTCGGCGAGCGGGGACGTGAGTGGCGTCAAGGAGACCCTGGGCAAGTTGAACATGTCCGACCCTGCCGTTTTCGGTGACTACGCGGGTGACGCGGCGAAGGCCTTCTGGTCGGCGTGGCAGGACGAGCTGCAGGTGAACGTCGACGCACTGTCGGACCTCGGCGGCAAGGTGCACACCACCGCGGCCAACTACGCCCAGGCGGACCACGGTGTCCAGCAGCAGTACCAGCAGGGGGCCTGACCGTGCCGGATCACGACGCACACCCGCTCGGTGACGACAAGGGCGGCAGCCAGCGGCAGCGGGCCGAGAGGCTGAAGAAGACCATCGACGAGTCCCACGGCATGTGGGGCGCGGGCGACTTGAAGGACGCCGTGCACGACGCCCTGCAGCTGCCCGCTCCCAAGGGCGACTCCGGCAAGCTCGGCGAACTGGCCGCCGCCTACAACACGGCGAGCAGCCAGGTGGACCAGATCCAGATGAAGGTGGCGCAGGTCAGCTCGCAGCATCTGCCCGATGCCTGGACCGGGCAGGTCGGTGAGAAGGCGGCCGAGGTGGTCAAGGCCTCCGCCGACGACCTGGGGCGCTGCCGGGACATGCTGGGCAAGGGCCGGGACCAGCTCAAGGCACTTGCCGCTGCGCTGAGCGAGGCGCAGACCCTGCACGGGCAGGGAGCCGCGCCGCTGAGTGAGGCGCTGAATCTGCTGCATGACATCACCGTCTCGGGTGCGCCGGACCCGTTTCACTGGGACGACGACAAGATGCACCGCGCCCACGCGAAGGCGAAGGAAGGCATCAAGTCGATCTACGACGCCGCGGTGAAGGCGGAGAACGCGGGCCGCGCCGCTTCGCGCGAGCTGAACGCGCTGGCGGACAAGGCCCTGGCGGGCAAGTTCAAGAACAAGGGGCTCGGCGCGGAGGACAAGCTGGTCATCGCCGATGCCGCCCTCGACGGCAACCAGGGCAACGGTGGCATCCTCACGGCCAACGATGTGACGCGGGCGGGCCAGTTCATGGACAAGATGAGCGACGCCGACCGGGCCCGTTTCGACCAGTTGCTGGCCGGCAGCAAGTCGGCGAGGAGCGCGCCTACTTGATGAAGGCGCTGGCCGCCGGGCACAGCTACGACGAGATCAAGGCTTTCGACGACCAGATCCACGCGCACGGCGACGACCCCCGCTGGCTCACCGAGCGGATCGCCCCGGTGCAGCTCGAGGCGGTCTCGTCCCAGACGGCGGGGACCGGCTACAAGGGGGTCGGCTGGGACCAGGGCATGCACGATACCTGCGTGGCGGCGTCGACGGTGACCGCCCGGGCGATGGTCGACCCGCTGTTCGCCTTCCAGCTCACCACCGGCGGTCACCCGGACGACCCGGCGTACGACAACGGCCCGGCTTCGAAGGAGCGATGGGAGAAGGAGACCAACCGGGTCTACGACACCCGCTCCGTCATGCACCTGTGGAAGGGCGGCATGTGGGACTGGGAGTCCCAGGACGTCGCCGACGACGAGATCGCCAAGCACACCGGCGCGGACTACCACACCGTGGACCTCGACAGCCGCGACAAGCGCCAGAACGCGCTGGCCGAGATCGAGCAGAAGATCGACGAGGGCAAGCCAGTCCCGCTGTCCGTCCACGGCGGAACCTTGTTCGACCCCCACGGCCACCAGATGATGATCATCGGGCACCGGGGCGACCAGCTGGAGATCTACAACCCCTGGGGCTACACCGTCTGGGTCAGCGAGAGCGACTTCATCAACAACCACATGCAAGGCGCGTCCGACGACAGGCACCCCGAAGTCCGAAGCGTGCGAATGCCCAAGTGAGGCCTGGATTGAGCACCCCCCAACCCCAGAGCGACAGCCAGCTGGCCCAGCTGGACGTCGAGATCCTGCTGCGCTTCGGCCTACCGAACCCGGGACCGCACCGCTCCACCCTGTTCGCTGACGGCGCGGTGGCCGCCGCGATCATGGTTGACCGGCTCGGCGTGCTGCCGCGCGCCCTGGTCTTCCTCGGCGAGGTGGTCCGCTCCGGTGGCACCCGATTCGCGGCCGAGCTGCCCGAGCCGCTGCCCGGCCCGGCAGCCGACGTGGCGCGCGGCTGGCTGACGGCGGCCGCCGTGGTCGTGCAGAACCCGATGGGGGACCAGCTGGTCGCCCGCTGGCTGGATGCGGTCGCCGCCGTGCTGGCGCTGCGCGTCACCCACCGAGAGGCGAACTCATGAAGCGGCGGCGGTGGCGCCGAGTCCTGCTGACGGTAGCCGCGGTGCTGGCTGTCGCAGCCACCGTGGGCGCGGTGGCCGTCCACAAGATGACCACCGGCAAACTCGACCACGGTACGGTGTTCACCCAGACCTCCGGAAAACTCACCGTCAAACCTGGGGAGTTGTTCTCGATCGAGGTGTTCGCCTACCGGGAGGCGGGCGACAACTGGACCATGGCCACCCCAGCCCCCGACCCGGCCACCGTGCAGGCCACCGGCGACGAGTACGTCGACAACTTCGGCATCAAGGACATGCCCGTCCTCGGCGGAACCGGAAACCTCGGCACCGGCGGCCACTACTACTTCACCTTCCGCGCCCAGAACCCCGGCAGCACCACCATCACCCTGCACGTCGCCTACCGCGACGAGCTCGGGATGACCTTCTCCGGCGGCCCGCAGCAGACCAAGCGCCAGTTCACCATCGACGTTCACTGAGCCGCCTGCGGCGCGCCCGCTACCACGGCCCGGGGCCGAAATCCGCACCGGCACCACCGTGCCCGCTCCGGTCGTCCCGGCCCGAGCAGCGGGTCCGGGGCTACGAGGATTTGCACCGGGGCCGCTGCGGCGGTGGCCGACACTCCGGCAAGCAGGCCGGCCGCTTCCGTCGCCGTTCCGGTCGCACGTAGGTACCACCGCAGACGCCACCGTGGGCACCACCGCAGATGGCACCGCAGCTGCCACCGTAGACACCTCACGGTGCCAAGCGGTCAAGCCGATGCCTCGTACCGGCCGGTGTAGCCTTCGGCCTATTCGATTCCAAGTGGGGTGGCCCCGTGGTTGACGTGACACGAGTGATGGAGTCCTTGGCTGAGCAAGGCGTGACGGTCCTGTTCAAGACTGATGCCGAGCGTATGCGGGACGGGACGAAGCCCTGGACCTTCGTCGCGAGCGGGGCCCCATTTCGAGACGATCTTCTGGTGCGCACGGACGCGGTGTCCGTGGAGGCATGTCTGGAGGTCTGCCTTCCGCGGCTGCGCGAGTACGGCCTGGTGATCCCTGATTGACGGCGTGATGCAGATGGCGGGGTGGACGGTGATTCGACTCCCCGAAGGGTCGTGGTGGGACTGGGACGTCGTTGCCTGGGACGTCGGCCAGTTGCGTCTGGGCGCTGGCCATGACCTGACCTATCACCACGGGCTGGAGCTGGTCTTCGGCGACCCGGTGTTCGTCGTGTGCCCGGCCACCTTCCACGATCCGGTGTTCCGTGCGCCGACACCAGACGAGGTCCGGCTCGTTACCGGGCAGGTCGGTGAGACGCCCGCCGTGTTGGCCGCCTTCGAGGCTGATGCGGGTGGGCCTGACCCGGCCCGCGGCCTGATCGCGGCCGGACAGCTCGACATCGTGCAGGGAACCGTCTTCCGGTACTGGCGCGAGAACCTGACATCCGGGGAGCGCCTGGCTCCTTGGGTGAGACCGCCGACGGCGTAATCGTTTTCAGGACTATGCGGCCGCCGAACCCACCGTCTCGCCCGAGATCGGGAAGGCGGCCTGTTCGTCGAACAGCCGGCGGTTCTTGAGGCAGTGGTAGAGCTGGCCGAGCATCCGGTTGAACAGGGTTGCGTTGGGCGGCGGCGTGCCAGTCTCCGTGGTCGTCGCGGCGGCGTCGGTAGTGGGCCTTGGCGCCGGGGGAGGCGGTGATGGCGGAGAAGGCCCAGAGGTAGCCGGCGTGGTTGAGCCGGTAGTTCTTGACCCACCTTCGGGTGATGCTGGACTTCTTGCCGGAGGCCCGGGTGACGGGGGATGCGCCGGCGTAGGCCTTGAGGCCGCGGGCGTCGGCGAACCGCTGCCGGTCGTCGCCGAGCTCGGCGAGCACCCGGGCGCCGAGCTGAACACCCAGGCCAGGGAAGCTGAGGATGATCTCGGCGTCCGGGTGCTGGGGAAACGATTCCTCAACCGCTTGGGCGAGGCCGTCGGCGGCCTTCGACGCGGCTTCCAGCTGGCCTAGGAGGGCGAGCATCTGCTTGCCGAGCGCGTCCTCGACCAGGGCGGGCTGGTGAGCCCACTCGGTGCGGAAGGCCTCGCGTAGTCGCTCCACCTCCGGTTCGATACTGCGCTTGCGGCCGGCCCGCTTGAGCGCTGCGATGATCTGGGGGCGGGTCAGGCGAGCGGCCTGGCGGGGGGTGGGGGCGAGTTTGAGCAACTCGCGGGCTTCCGGCCGGCACAGGCCGTTCTCCCACTTGGCGAACGCCTCCAGGGCAGCGGGGTAGTACTCGCGCAGCAGCGAGCGGAGTTGGTTGGCGACCTGCTGCCGGTTCCAGATTGCGTCCTGCTGGGCCCGGGCGAGGACGGTGATGGCGCGGGCCAGGTCGCTGTCGTTGGGCAGGGATCGGTGGGCGTGCATGTCGGTGCGCAGGATGTTCGCTAGGACCAGGGCGTCGCCGGGGTCGGATTTCTTGCGGGAGACTGCATGCCGGTCGCGGTAGCGGGCAGCGGCCATCGGGTTGATCGCAAAGACCTGCCGCCGCCCGGTCCGCAGCACCGTAACCAGCAGGCCGCGCGAGGTCTCGATCGCGACCGGGATCGGGTTGTCCTCGGTGTCTCCGTACTCGGCGAGCAGGTCCAGCAGCAGCTTGTAGCCGGCTGCGTCGTCGGTGATGTGCCGCTTGGCGAGGAGCTGGCCTGTGTCGTCGACTAGGTGTACTGATCACGGAGGTTGGTGACAGGGCTCACGGCGTGGTGATCTTGAAATGAGTGAGGGCCTTCTGGCTCGGTGTGGATTGCGACATCTGCACCTCAGCCAGAAAGGCCCTCATGCCACACCGTAACGCACCGCTGACCGAGA
Protein-coding sequences here:
- a CDS encoding WXG100 family type VII secretion target codes for the protein MGSDGVGAGFGAHPEKLGDAGDKLVSASGDVSGVKETLGKLNMSDPAVFGDYAGDAAKAFWSAWQDELQVNVDALSDLGGKVHTTAANYAQADHGVQQQYQQGA
- a CDS encoding cysteine peptidase family C39 domain-containing protein, producing the protein MMKALAAGHSYDEIKAFDDQIHAHGDDPRWLTERIAPVQLEAVSSQTAGTGYKGVGWDQGMHDTCVAASTVTARAMVDPLFAFQLTTGGHPDDPAYDNGPASKERWEKETNRVYDTRSVMHLWKGGMWDWESQDVADDEIAKHTGADYHTVDLDSRDKRQNALAEIEQKIDEGKPVPLSVHGGTLFDPHGHQMMIIGHRGDQLEIYNPWGYTVWVSESDFINNHMQGASDDRHPEVRSVRMPK
- a CDS encoding protease inhibitor I42 family protein, which gives rise to MLAVAATVGAVAVHKMTTGKLDHGTVFTQTSGKLTVKPGELFSIEVFAYREAGDNWTMATPAPDPATVQATGDEYVDNFGIKDMPVLGGTGNLGTGGHYYFTFRAQNPGSTTITLHVAYRDELGMTFSGGPQQTKRQFTIDVH